Proteins encoded within one genomic window of Elusimicrobiota bacterium:
- the rpsG gene encoding 30S ribosomal protein S7 has product MSRKEIRPRDRRPLPPPDSKFNSVLVSRFLNKLVERGKKTCAEGILYGAFEIIKEKTKEDPMTVFNRAIENARPLVEVKPRRVGGATYQIPVEVAQLRSQTIAMKWIIGFARDKAGKPMADKLAQELMEASRKEGAVIKKREDTHKMAEANKAFAHYRW; this is encoded by the coding sequence ATGTCAAGAAAAGAAATTAGGCCGAGAGATAGACGTCCTCTTCCGCCGCCGGATTCAAAATTTAATTCGGTTTTGGTAAGCCGTTTTTTGAATAAATTGGTTGAAAGGGGCAAAAAAACTTGCGCTGAAGGTATATTGTACGGAGCTTTTGAAATTATTAAAGAAAAAACTAAAGAAGATCCTATGACTGTATTCAATAGAGCGATTGAAAATGCAAGGCCGCTGGTGGAAGTTAAGCCCAGAAGGGTCGGCGGAGCCACATATCAGATTCCCGTTGAAGTCGCCCAGCTTCGCTCCCAAACCATTGCGATGAAATGGATAATAGGTTTTGCCAGGGACAAGGCGGGAAAACCAATGGCTGATAAGCTTGCCCAGGAATTAATGGAAGCTTCAAGAAAAGAAGGCGCGGTTATTAAAAAGAGAGAAGACACTCATAAGATGGCAGAAGCGAACAAAGCGTTCGCGCATTACAGATGGTAA
- the rpsL gene encoding 30S ribosomal protein S12: MPTINQLVSQGRQSSKKKNKTPALKECPQRRGVCTRVYTTTPKKPNSALRKVARVKLTSGYEVTSYIPGVGHNLQEHSLVMIRGGRVKDLPGVRYHIIRGTLDATGVEGRMQGRSKYGAKKAKPEAVKK; the protein is encoded by the coding sequence ATGCCGACAATAAATCAACTGGTTTCTCAGGGAAGACAAAGTTCAAAGAAAAAAAATAAAACCCCGGCTTTAAAAGAATGTCCTCAAAGACGCGGAGTTTGTACAAGGGTTTATACTACAACTCCTAAAAAGCCTAACTCGGCTTTAAGAAAAGTGGCGAGGGTAAAACTTACATCCGGCTATGAAGTTACTTCTTATATTCCCGGCGTAGGGCATAACCTGCAGGAACACTCTCTGGTTATGATTCGCGGAGGACGTGTAAAAGATTTGCCGGGAGTGCGCTACCATATAATAAGAGGCACCTTAGATGCAACAGGAGTTGAGGGAAGGATGCAGGGAAGAAGCAAATACGGAGCAAAAAAAGCTAAACCAGAAGCAGTGAAGAAATAA
- the rpoC gene encoding DNA-directed RNA polymerase subunit beta' encodes MAKFNYALPGSKKKNVPQINYTDFDAVKITIASPDQIRLWSYGEVKKPETINYRTFKPEREGLFCDRIFGPTKDYECHCGKYKYVKHKGVVCDRCGVEVTESKVRRERFGHIELAVPVAHLWFLRKPPSRVGIVLNMKMADLEKVIYYTRYIVMEDLKDSEGKTILKQGQLLVEEEYKKYQSEYKDKLKVDIGAGAIRKLLAKIDLEAEIKKLHKELRDTEARKTKSGKGSHDVEVRKTKSDAERARLIRKLRATEGFFNSNTRPECMIMTVLPVIPPDLRPLVALEGGRFATSDLNDLYRRIINRNNRLRHIEQLKAPALMINNEKRLLQEAVDALIDNESRTRPVTGAGNRPLKSLSDTLKGKQGRFRQNLLGKRVDYSGRSVIVVGPNLQLHQCGLPKEMALELFKPFIIRELIKEEKATPKSARKLLERGDAVVWNILERVTKAHPVMLNRAPTLHRLGIQAFEPVLVEGKAIKLHPLTCTAFNADFDGDQMAVHVPISMVAQLEARVLMMATNNILSPASGRPMVSPSQDMVLGCFYMTQEKTGVKGEGKIFSSPEEVISAYQCKKIDLHARIKVLGLTQIKEEGLKDDEHSDSSKWKSFTTVGRIIFNQNLPKELGFINKSTGKRELAELVERCYKELGNFATIKLLDEIKKIGFRFATLAGISISIDEMKIPPKKAELVKDAHRQIKDIEKQAKQGLITESERYNKVIDIWTHVTDKVADIMFDEMKKDKDVPYTPGVNRFNSIFMMADSGARGSRQQIRQLAGMRGLMAKPQKKLTGGVGEIIESPVISNFKEGLTVLEYFISTHGGRKGLADTALKTADAGYLTRRLVDVAHDVVVTIDNCKTINGVRVGTLQSGDEVIEKLEERIVGRVSLDNVVGILPSKEGELHEEVIVKRGEVITAEMAKKIVQAGIERIGIRSTLTCEADRGVCAKCYGVHPATAGMVEVGEAVGIIAAQSIGEPGTQLTLRTFHIGGTASRLVKRSEIHAEFDAQVSFHNLRSIKNKEGQNIVVSRNSEMILSDPLARKREVYQIPYGARVKITTNKKVSKGDLLAEWDPHSKPIISEFDGKVELKDVKEGVTLHKEKSKITGQIERVIIDHPTERLRPRAIIKHGGKQLAEYPLPLDTNLVIEQGDSISAGDILAKIPQEVTKTRDITGGLPRVAELFEGRRPKNGAVISEIDGTVHLGEPTAKGSSKVVVTNEETNMSREYLIPHGRHLVVYEGDRVEVGEPLSDGAINPHDMLKVKGPKEVQEHLVNEIQQVYRLQGVYINDKHIEIIVRQMLSNVRITNSGSSKFLNGEIVSKYRYEKEKRVTSKDNGKPPVAQSILLGITKASLSSDSFISAASFQETTRVLTEAAVAGQVDYLRGLKENVAIGHLIPAGTGLKPAEIE; translated from the coding sequence ATGGCTAAATTTAATTATGCATTACCGGGAAGCAAAAAGAAAAATGTGCCGCAGATTAATTATACAGACTTTGATGCGGTAAAAATTACTATTGCAAGCCCTGATCAGATAAGATTATGGTCATACGGCGAAGTTAAGAAACCGGAAACCATAAACTATAGAACTTTTAAGCCTGAACGTGAAGGATTGTTCTGCGATAGGATTTTCGGGCCTACGAAAGATTATGAATGCCATTGCGGAAAATATAAGTATGTTAAGCATAAAGGCGTTGTATGTGACAGGTGCGGAGTAGAAGTTACCGAGTCCAAAGTCCGCCGCGAACGGTTCGGCCATATTGAACTGGCCGTTCCTGTAGCCCATCTTTGGTTTTTAAGGAAGCCTCCTTCAAGAGTCGGCATAGTGCTTAATATGAAAATGGCGGACCTTGAAAAAGTAATTTATTATACGCGATACATTGTAATGGAAGACCTGAAAGATTCGGAAGGTAAAACAATTTTGAAACAAGGCCAGCTTTTAGTTGAAGAGGAATACAAAAAATACCAGTCTGAATATAAAGACAAATTGAAAGTTGATATAGGAGCTGGCGCGATACGCAAATTGCTGGCAAAAATTGATCTTGAAGCAGAAATAAAAAAACTACATAAAGAATTGCGGGATACTGAAGCTAGAAAGACAAAATCAGGTAAAGGTTCGCATGATGTAGAAGTCCGAAAAACAAAGTCAGACGCTGAAAGAGCAAGACTAATAAGAAAACTCCGCGCTACCGAAGGCTTTTTTAATTCTAACACTCGTCCTGAATGCATGATTATGACTGTCCTTCCTGTGATTCCTCCGGATTTAAGGCCTCTAGTAGCTTTAGAAGGCGGCCGTTTCGCAACTTCAGATTTGAATGATCTTTATAGAAGGATTATAAACCGGAACAACAGGCTTCGTCATATTGAACAGCTTAAAGCCCCGGCTTTAATGATCAATAATGAAAAACGTTTATTGCAGGAAGCTGTGGATGCTTTGATTGACAATGAATCCAGGACTCGTCCTGTAACGGGCGCGGGCAACAGGCCGTTGAAATCCTTATCTGATACTTTGAAAGGGAAGCAGGGAAGATTCAGGCAGAACCTCTTAGGCAAACGTGTAGATTATTCCGGGCGAAGCGTAATTGTCGTGGGCCCGAATTTGCAACTTCATCAGTGCGGTCTGCCAAAAGAGATGGCGTTGGAGCTTTTTAAACCGTTTATTATTCGCGAACTTATTAAAGAAGAAAAGGCTACTCCGAAATCTGCAAGAAAACTTCTTGAAAGAGGGGATGCGGTTGTTTGGAATATTCTTGAACGCGTAACAAAAGCTCATCCCGTAATGCTTAACCGCGCGCCTACTCTTCACAGGCTCGGCATACAAGCGTTTGAGCCGGTTTTGGTTGAAGGCAAAGCAATCAAGCTTCATCCTTTAACTTGTACCGCGTTCAACGCTGACTTTGACGGCGACCAAATGGCTGTACATGTTCCTATATCTATGGTAGCCCAGTTGGAAGCCCGAGTTTTAATGATGGCTACAAACAATATTCTTTCTCCGGCGTCCGGCAGGCCCATGGTTTCTCCAAGCCAGGATATGGTTTTGGGCTGTTTTTATATGACTCAGGAAAAAACCGGCGTAAAAGGCGAAGGAAAAATATTTTCTTCGCCGGAAGAAGTTATAAGCGCGTACCAGTGTAAAAAAATAGATTTACATGCACGTATAAAAGTTTTAGGCCTTACACAGATAAAAGAGGAAGGCCTTAAAGACGACGAACATTCAGATTCAAGTAAGTGGAAAAGCTTTACGACTGTCGGAAGAATAATTTTTAACCAAAACCTGCCTAAAGAATTAGGTTTTATAAATAAATCAACAGGCAAAAGGGAATTAGCGGAACTGGTTGAACGATGCTATAAAGAACTGGGAAATTTTGCAACCATAAAACTGCTGGATGAAATCAAAAAAATAGGTTTTAGGTTTGCGACTTTGGCAGGAATATCAATTTCCATTGACGAAATGAAGATTCCTCCTAAAAAAGCCGAGCTGGTTAAGGATGCTCACAGGCAGATTAAGGATATTGAGAAACAGGCAAAGCAGGGGTTGATCACTGAAAGCGAACGATATAACAAAGTTATAGACATATGGACCCATGTTACGGATAAGGTTGCCGATATAATGTTTGATGAAATGAAAAAAGATAAAGATGTCCCTTATACGCCGGGCGTCAACAGGTTTAATTCTATTTTTATGATGGCTGATTCCGGCGCCAGAGGTTCCCGTCAGCAGATTAGACAGCTTGCCGGGATGCGCGGACTTATGGCAAAACCTCAGAAAAAACTTACCGGCGGTGTAGGCGAAATTATAGAATCGCCTGTTATTTCAAATTTTAAAGAAGGATTGACAGTCCTGGAATATTTTATTTCAACCCACGGAGGCAGGAAAGGTCTTGCCGATACAGCTCTAAAAACTGCCGATGCGGGATACCTAACCCGGCGGCTCGTTGATGTCGCGCACGATGTTGTTGTAACTATAGATAACTGCAAAACTATAAACGGAGTCAGAGTCGGCACCCTTCAAAGCGGTGATGAAGTTATTGAAAAACTTGAAGAAAGAATCGTCGGAAGGGTATCTTTAGATAATGTTGTAGGAATTCTTCCTTCCAAAGAAGGAGAACTGCACGAAGAAGTTATTGTTAAGCGCGGCGAAGTAATTACTGCTGAGATGGCGAAAAAGATAGTTCAAGCAGGGATTGAAAGAATTGGTATAAGAAGCACCTTAACCTGCGAGGCTGATCGCGGAGTTTGCGCAAAATGCTACGGCGTTCATCCTGCTACGGCCGGAATGGTTGAGGTCGGAGAAGCGGTCGGAATAATTGCGGCTCAGTCGATCGGCGAACCCGGAACACAGCTTACTTTAAGAACCTTCCATATCGGCGGTACGGCAAGCCGGCTTGTAAAAAGATCAGAAATTCATGCCGAATTTGACGCTCAAGTAAGTTTCCATAATCTGCGTTCAATAAAAAATAAAGAAGGACAAAATATAGTGGTCAGCCGAAATTCCGAGATGATTCTGTCGGACCCTTTGGCTAGAAAAAGAGAGGTTTACCAGATTCCTTACGGGGCGCGAGTTAAGATTACTACAAATAAAAAGGTGTCTAAGGGAGATCTTTTAGCCGAGTGGGATCCTCATTCAAAGCCGATTATTTCCGAGTTTGACGGAAAAGTTGAATTAAAAGATGTCAAGGAAGGCGTTACATTACATAAAGAAAAATCCAAAATTACGGGGCAGATTGAACGCGTAATAATAGATCATCCTACAGAACGTTTACGTCCGCGCGCGATTATAAAGCATGGAGGCAAACAATTAGCCGAATATCCTTTGCCTTTGGATACAAACCTAGTAATTGAGCAAGGGGATTCAATTTCTGCCGGCGATATTTTGGCAAAAATTCCTCAAGAAGTAACTAAAACCAGGGATATTACGGGCGGATTGCCCAGAGTAGCAGAACTTTTTGAAGGCAGACGGCCGAAAAACGGAGCTGTTATTTCGGAAATTGACGGGACGGTGCATTTAGGCGAGCCGACGGCAAAGGGAAGCTCAAAAGTTGTTGTAACTAATGAAGAAACGAATATGTCCCGCGAGTATCTTATTCCTCACGGACGTCATTTAGTTGTGTATGAAGGCGATCGCGTGGAAGTAGGAGAACCGCTAAGTGACGGGGCAATCAACCCTCACGATATGCTTAAAGTCAAAGGCCCTAAAGAAGTGCAGGAACATCTTGTTAACGAAATACAGCAGGTTTATAGGCTTCAGGGTGTTTACATAAACGATAAACATATTGAAATTATTGTTCGCCAAATGCTTTCGAATGTGCGTATAACAAATTCAGGCTCAAGCAAATTTTTGAACGGCGAGATCGTTTCAAAATACCGTTATGAAAAAGAAAAGAGAGTGACGTCGAAAGATAACGGGAAGCCTCCCGTTGCGCAGTCAATTCTTTTGGGCATTACAAAAGCTTCTCTTTCTTCTGATTCATTCATTTCCGCAGCTTCGTTCCAGGAAACCACAAGAGTTCTTACTGAAGCTGCAGTTGCAGGGCAAGTGGATTACTTAAGAGGCTTGAAAGAAAACGTGGCCATCGGGCATCTTATACCTGCTGGGACAGGGCTTAAACCGGCGGAAATAGAATAA